One region of Actinomycetota bacterium genomic DNA includes:
- a CDS encoding MMPL family transporter: MKRFVETISVVVRRWPWWTIAAMVAITVVLASYAQQAKVASGQEGFAPDTPEIAASDQIRELFSTGSSEKVMQIILSGDDVITASGVRTVADIESAIRSSDAATYISDRSDRSGIVSYLGGVQRAAKMQGLDIGAISDKQVKQLYTLSLQQAPPGKADYLRALASSKGHLDEAAAPAGLIVVFLDTSAIPDTGDDFSALVDIEKGIAATAEQYSSADINVQAFSMLLLMGDEFDFSAEVGRLFLSAFLIILLILGYVYFVRPRGGRSGWSAIRRTVADVVLTLAVILTAIVWMQGFGVLLGPEHLGVIGDLNQITQIIPILLIGLGVDYAIHLTGRYREEIGLGKTVAEASTRAIGTVGVALILATLTTAVGFLTNLISPIPGLRDFGILTSVGIVSAFVLMLTLLPAIRLLLDRRAERGGRLHAESFVVGSTARALPRIAARTAVLAERLPVVTLIVALALGGLGAFGLTQLKTTFSFVDFLPQDSPAVRAFKTVEEQFAGGFGEATNVLIKGDVATPQAYQSMQAAWKLLGDTPDVTSFGGFAAAESPVGVVANLARSENKTFLQAAGAAGLRPDLTVGPDADVAAIFDAAMAAAPEEMGRVLHKDADGSYTAAQFVIQTGAGEERAAALAANLRQDFTPVTDVGLTAIPTSTSIISAVIVNKLSSSQLRSLFVAIFVAMLLLVVNFWFETRRPFLGVITIAPVALVVLWTFGMMALFGISFNPVTATLSAMAIGIGVPFTIHVTHRFEEDRVRYDDQEEAIRSTARHTGAALAGSAFTTMAGFGILMTSSLKPMQQMGEVTVFALGAALVASVLVLPSMLALWDTWHRKRSATTFDRERLKAHGYIE, encoded by the coding sequence GTGAAACGATTCGTCGAAACCATCTCCGTCGTGGTGCGCCGGTGGCCGTGGTGGACCATCGCGGCAATGGTTGCGATCACCGTGGTCCTGGCATCCTATGCACAGCAGGCCAAGGTGGCCTCGGGGCAGGAAGGGTTTGCGCCGGACACACCCGAGATCGCTGCGTCGGATCAGATACGGGAGCTGTTTTCGACCGGAAGCAGCGAAAAGGTCATGCAGATCATCCTCAGCGGCGATGACGTCATCACCGCCTCGGGGGTCCGGACGGTCGCAGACATCGAATCGGCGATACGTTCCAGCGACGCCGCAACCTATATCTCGGATCGCTCGGATCGGTCCGGCATCGTCTCCTACCTGGGAGGGGTCCAGCGGGCGGCGAAGATGCAGGGCCTGGACATCGGTGCCATCTCCGACAAACAGGTGAAGCAGCTGTACACACTGAGCCTGCAACAGGCGCCGCCGGGGAAAGCCGACTACCTGCGAGCCCTGGCCTCCTCGAAGGGGCACCTCGATGAGGCCGCGGCGCCCGCCGGGCTCATCGTCGTGTTCCTCGACACTTCGGCCATTCCCGATACGGGCGACGACTTCAGCGCTCTCGTCGACATCGAAAAGGGGATCGCTGCCACGGCAGAGCAGTATTCGTCCGCGGATATCAACGTTCAGGCGTTCAGCATGCTGCTGCTCATGGGAGACGAGTTCGATTTTTCCGCCGAGGTCGGTCGTCTCTTTCTGAGCGCGTTCCTGATCATCCTGCTGATTCTCGGGTACGTGTACTTCGTGCGGCCTCGCGGGGGGCGTTCAGGTTGGAGCGCGATTCGGCGGACGGTCGCCGATGTTGTACTCACCCTGGCCGTGATCCTGACGGCGATCGTGTGGATGCAGGGCTTCGGGGTGCTGCTCGGACCCGAGCATCTCGGTGTGATCGGCGATCTGAATCAGATCACCCAGATCATCCCCATCCTGCTCATCGGTCTTGGAGTGGACTACGCGATCCACCTGACCGGCCGATACCGGGAGGAGATCGGTCTCGGCAAGACGGTCGCAGAAGCTTCCACCCGAGCGATCGGGACGGTGGGTGTGGCCCTCATTCTGGCGACGTTGACAACCGCCGTCGGGTTCCTGACCAACCTGATCTCACCAATCCCCGGGCTCAGAGACTTCGGGATCCTCACCTCGGTGGGGATCGTCTCGGCGTTCGTGTTGATGCTGACGTTGCTGCCGGCGATCAGGCTCCTGCTCGATCGTCGCGCCGAACGCGGGGGGAGGCTGCACGCCGAGTCATTCGTCGTCGGCTCGACGGCAAGGGCGCTCCCTCGTATCGCCGCGCGCACGGCGGTGCTTGCAGAACGCCTTCCCGTCGTGACGCTCATCGTGGCATTGGCTCTTGGCGGGCTGGGTGCCTTCGGTCTGACACAGCTCAAGACGACGTTCAGCTTCGTGGACTTTCTGCCGCAAGACTCGCCGGCCGTCCGGGCCTTCAAGACGGTGGAAGAGCAGTTCGCGGGTGGCTTTGGTGAAGCGACGAACGTGCTCATCAAGGGCGATGTGGCGACGCCACAGGCGTATCAGTCGATGCAGGCGGCATGGAAGCTACTCGGCGACACGCCGGACGTGACGAGCTTCGGTGGGTTTGCGGCAGCGGAGTCACCGGTTGGCGTCGTGGCGAACTTGGCGCGGTCTGAAAACAAGACCTTCCTGCAGGCTGCGGGCGCAGCAGGTTTGAGACCCGATCTCACGGTTGGACCCGACGCGGATGTGGCTGCGATCTTCGATGCGGCCATGGCTGCAGCACCGGAGGAAATGGGCAGGGTGCTCCACAAGGACGCAGATGGTTCCTACACGGCAGCCCAGTTCGTGATACAGACCGGAGCGGGTGAGGAGCGGGCCGCAGCCCTGGCAGCGAACCTTCGTCAGGACTTCACGCCGGTCACCGACGTGGGCTTGACGGCAATCCCGACGTCGACGTCGATCATTTCGGCGGTGATCGTCAACAAGCTCTCCAGCTCGCAGCTCAGGTCGCTGTTCGTGGCGATCTTCGTCGCGATGCTGCTGCTGGTCGTCAACTTCTGGTTCGAGACGCGGCGCCCGTTCCTTGGTGTGATCACCATCGCGCCGGTCGCTCTCGTGGTGCTGTGGACCTTCGGCATGATGGCGTTGTTCGGGATCTCGTTCAACCCGGTGACGGCGACGCTGTCGGCGATGGCCATCGGGATCGGTGTGCCGTTCACGATTCACGTGACCCACCGGTTCGAAGAAGACAGGGTCCGCTATGACGATCAGGAGGAGGCGATCCGCTCGACGGCCCGCCACACCGGTGCCGCCTTGGCCGGGTCGGCCTTCACGACGATGGCCGGGTTCGGAATCTTGATGACCTCCTCGCTCAAGCCGATGCAACAGATGGGTGAGGTGACGGTCTTCGCGCTTGGCGCCGCGCTCGTCGCGTCGGTGCTCGTGCTCCCGTCCATGTTGGCGTTATGGGACACGTGGCATCGCAAACGAAGTGCCACGACGTTCGACCGTGAGCGGCTCAAAGCACACGGATACATCGAGTGA